AGCCTGCTGCTGTTGTCAGGTGGAAACACTCAGGTGGTCAGTGGCCTgtttaatatgattttattacatttcttcatctgtcttGCATTAAGTTTAGTTTTTAGTTCTCATTCAAAACATCCTAAGATTTAAGATGTGTTATTAGAATCAGAACTATTTGAAAATGTGTGGTTTTATGCAACAATATCCCCAGCCCTCATCTCCCAGacaaagttaaaaacattttccagaaagaGATGCTCTTAGGAAAtgccaggaagagagagaaagcagggcagGAGAATGGGGATGTTGGGGGAGATGCAAGGGAGCAGTTTTAAGTGGGGCTGCCAAGCAGTTTTAAGCCTCAGAGGGTGATGGGGTAAGACACGAGACAGGTGAGGGAGTGGGTCACATTGCAGGTGTGGGGTAGCGTTCCTGCCAGGGTACCTGAGGTGGGAGCCTGGCAGGTGTGTGAGAGAAACTGCAAGTAGATTCTGCAGAAACGAGGTGAGATGAGAGGACTGGAAGGGCCACAGAAGGCCTCATAAGCATTTTTACTCGCATTGCAATCATCGGGGAGCTATTAGAGTATTTTCATCAGAGGAGTAAGAAGGATCGACATGTTTCAAGGATTACTTCTTGGGACACATGGAAAGGGTACAAGGCTAGACACGGGGAAGTCTGTTACTAATGCAACTTGGGTGAGGGATGACTGGACCAAGAAGAAGTTTAAATGCCACCAGCACTCTGGAAATACTTTGACAATACAGATGGCGGAATCCTGTTAAAACTTAAAGGACACGCAGTGTAAGGTGCATGATTAAGAGGAAAGGTTTATTTTAAGTTGGGAAGAAAAGTTGTTTCAGGGTACTGTTAAATAATAAGCCTAattatccccaccccccaccccacccccgctggaACTATCCTTTATGCAcagtttagaattttaaaaagaaggaaaaaaagcagtaTCTAGTCAGTCTTTACCCCTCCATGGCCCATTGTTTCAGGGAGCGACCTTTGACTCTTCTCTTTGTCCCATGAGTCTAGTAAGTTGTAAAGAAGGAGAAATATCACTGTGTTTTCTGTCCTTGAATTTGGCCGCATAAATGAGGCCAAAGTTTCAAAGTTTCCCTCTGTTAGCCCTCACGATGACCAGCAGGTTAACTTCCCACAAGAAACCTGAAGGTGTTTTAGTTTGCAGGGAACACTGATCTGTTTTTAGAAGCCAGAACACCACCACCATCCACAGAGCGAACAATTCAGTGCCTGCTCTGTCAGACTGGATGCTGGGCTTGTGATGGCAAGGAAAACAGGCAGTTCTTGCTATCATAGAACCTGTAATCTTGAGGGAATATAGATGGACAAGTAATGGCACAAATCAACATGGAATTACAAACTGGAAGATGGTATGAGGGAGATGTGCAGGCAGTGGACTGAGATCCTGACGCCAGCAGAGGGGTACCGTCGCCTACACTGCTGTGTTCCGCATCAGGTGGACACTTACCgttatcttattatttataagatgatgatattattcattcatccacaatattatttaaaataatattcttaggATGtgcattttcctcttattttgaaTCACACAAGAGTAGAGTCTGTTTTGGCAAATATTTACAGGGTATGGTGtatattacttaaatatattatGTCAATTCTCACAGTAACTCTACAAGGTAAGTGCTGTTATGTCATTTTTCAGTTGTGGGTGCTAAGCCTTAGAGAACATACATAATTGACCAACAGTTATTAACTAGAAAGTTATATTAACTTTCtacttatattatatattacagtatataatatataaatatatattacagtatacattaatatatattatatataatggtaTATTAACTAGAAATGTTGGGATCTGAACCCGTATCTGTTTCTAGAGCCTGTACTCCTAAACACATAATTTAATTACATACCATCTTCTATAAAATAAGCCTCAGTATCATTTCAATTTAAAGTGGAATGATACATGATTGGAGTTGGAGGATCTTTAGACATCACTATgcccaatttctttatttttcaagtaagaGAACTAAATACCAAAGAGATTGCTTGGTCCTAGTTATACAACTACTGAAAGAAACTGAGCAGTTTGGGGAGGGAAAAGggaacttctttttctcttgactttgaatttttatttattttactattattattattttttaagattttacgggcagccccagtggcgcagcagtttagcaccgcctgcagcccggggcgtgatcctggagacccttggatcaagtcccacgtcgggcttcctgcgtggagcctgcttctccctctgcctgtgtctctgcgtctctctctctctctgtctctatgagtaaataaataaataaatctcttaactcttaaaaaaaaaaaaaagattttacttattattcatgagagacatagagaggcagagacataggcagaaggagaagcaggctccccgaggggaacctgatgtgggactagatcccaggacccgggaatcacaacctgaggcaaagatagacgctcaaccactgagctactcaggtgtcccagactttggatttttaaataaactttgtagcctctttttttttttttttaagatttttatttatttatccatgagagacacagaagtagaaacataggcagagggagaagaagcaggctcccctcagaaagcccgatgcaggagtcgatcccaggacccggggaccaccacctgagcccaaggcagatattcaaccactgagccaggcatccCTTGTAGCATCTTTTTACAGAGAAATATTCTAATGTCTGCAAGATGCAAAATCATTCTCATTTAAGCCATCCAGGTCATTAACCTCATTCaaactagtttttttaaaaaatttattatatagtGACCAATAAAATGTTTCATTGTCTTAACCTGGTTACATCATGATGTAAACACAGTGTTTGTATTATTAGAGAAGGTGTAGATCTGAAGGTTATTTTATATCGAGTGTTGTGGAAatgaattttatgaatatttttaacaacTGTTCCCCCCACATTTTACGTAATAAACTTTTGTTGGTTATTCAAAAGAAGAGTAAAAGttatgtactttttctttttcagatttcactGTGGGGAAATAAGTGTGATCTGTCTCTATCAGGCGGGGAAACCAGTTCTCagaaaatcaatataataaatTCTTTGGAGGAACTAAAACCTCTGATTTTAGTGAATGACATGGAACATCTTTGGTCGCTGCTTAACAACtgcaagaaaacaagagaaaaagcatcTATTACTAGAGTTGATATTGTTCTGGATAATTCTGGGTTTGAACTTGTTACAGATTTAGTTTTAGCTGACTTTTTGTTGTCCTCGCAACTGGCTACTGAGATCCATTTTTATGGAAAAACTATTCCGTGGTTTGTTTCTGATACTACTATCCATGATTTTAACTGGTTAATTGAACAAGTCAAAAGTTCTAATCATAAGTGGATGTCCAGGTGTGGGGTTGACtgggaaaattatattaaaatgggCAAATGGGTTTACCATGACCATATATTTTGGACTCTGCCTCATGAATTCTGTGTAATGTCTCAGGTTGCTCCTGACTTGTATGCTGA
This portion of the Vulpes lagopus strain Blue_001 chromosome 2, ASM1834538v1, whole genome shotgun sequence genome encodes:
- the ARMT1 gene encoding damage-control phosphatase ARMT1 isoform X2, with the translated sequence MYRRIHEAIIQSPPIDDFDVFKESKEQNFFESQESIVALCTHLQELVTAIKDLDENQLKDEFFRLLQISLWGNKCDLSLSGGETSSQKINIINSLEELKPLILVNDMEHLWSLLNNCKKTREKASITRVDIVLDNSGFELVTDLVLADFLLSSQLATEIHFYGKTIPWFVSDTTIHDFNWLIEQVKSSNHKWMSRCGVDWENYIKMGKWVYHDHIFWTLPHEFCVMSQVAPDLYAELQKAHLILFKGDLNYRKLTGDRKWEFTIPFHQALNGFHPAPLCSIRTLKAEIQVGLQPGQAEQYMASEPNWLTSGKYGIFQFDGPL